A region of Larimichthys crocea isolate SSNF chromosome X, L_crocea_2.0, whole genome shotgun sequence DNA encodes the following proteins:
- the sncga gene encoding synuclein, gamma a isoform X2, translating into MDVLKKGFSIAKDGVVAAAEKTKAGVEEAAAKTKEGVFYVGNKTMEGVVTGVNTVAQKTNEQANTVADTAVAGANEVAQATVEGVENAAMASGFVSVGDLQKPAAGGEQSEQAAQ; encoded by the exons ATGGACGTTCTGAAGAAGGGCTTCTCCATAGCGAAGGATGGAGTGGTGGCTGCCGCAGAGAAGACGAAGGCCGGCGTGGAGGAGGCCGCCGCCAAGACCAAGGAGGGGGTCTTCTATGTTG GAAACAAGACGATGGAGGGCGTGGTGACCGGCGTCAACACAG TCGCCCAGAAGACAAACGAACAGGCGAACACTGTCGCCGACACCGCTGTCGCCGGGGCCAACGAGGTCGCCCAGGCAACGGTGGAAGGGGTGGAGAACGCGGCCATGGCGAGCGGATTCGTCAGCGTG GGCGACCTCCAGAAACCTGCAGCGGGCGGAGAACAGAGCGAACAGGCGGCGCAGTAG
- the sncga gene encoding synuclein, gamma a isoform X1, with the protein MDVLKKGFSIAKDGVVAAAEKTKAGVEEAAAKTKEGVFYVGNKTMEGVVTGVNTVAQKTNEQANTVADTAVAGANEVAQATVEGVENAAMASGFVSVEEAGAVAEEGDLQKPAAGGEQSEQAAQ; encoded by the exons ATGGACGTTCTGAAGAAGGGCTTCTCCATAGCGAAGGATGGAGTGGTGGCTGCCGCAGAGAAGACGAAGGCCGGCGTGGAGGAGGCCGCCGCCAAGACCAAGGAGGGGGTCTTCTATGTTG GAAACAAGACGATGGAGGGCGTGGTGACCGGCGTCAACACAG TCGCCCAGAAGACAAACGAACAGGCGAACACTGTCGCCGACACCGCTGTCGCCGGGGCCAACGAGGTCGCCCAGGCAACGGTGGAAGGGGTGGAGAACGCGGCCATGGCGAGCGGATTCGTCAGCGTG GAAGAGGCGGGAGCAGTGGCTGAGGAG GGCGACCTCCAGAAACCTGCAGCGGGCGGAGAACAGAGCGAACAGGCGGCGCAGTAG
- the syndig1 gene encoding synapse differentiation-inducing gene protein 1 isoform X2, with translation MDGREEEAESLSELGRASLRGGGGGRQNGLINTHRLGAEPLLMVYSASQYQGHVVVNAPPQQDRSNGEGGGHPQLLNPSTLLSHQVISDPRLRPPPGLLLCPERVVQAWGEAGGGDCCETTFIEGLGLDTSSCYSSLAAGGSSSTKEALKFADRRFVDFSGEDAKIQTLSYDIDNDDDFQELESDYSSESESEDTFLLMPPRDHLGLSVFSMLCCFWPLGIAAFYLSHKTNKAVSKGDFHLASSSSRRALFLAVLSITIGTAFYQKHQH, from the exons ATGGATGGACGAGAAGAAGAGGCCGAAAGCCTGTCTGAACTTGGGAGAGCCTcactgaggggaggaggaggaggcagacaaAATGGCCTCATCAACACCCACAGGTTGGGGGCGGAGCCTCTGCTGATGGTGTATTCAGCTTCTCAATATCAGGGTCATGTGGTGGTGAATGCCCCCCCCCAGCAGGACAGGAGCAATGGAGAAGGTGGAGGTCATCCTCAGCTCCTGAACCCAAGCACTCTGCTCTCCCACCAGGTAATATCAGACCCCCGTCTCCGGCCACCCCCAGGTCTTCTCCTGTGCCCAGAAAGGGTGGTGCAAGCGTGGGGTGAGGCTGGAGGAGGGGACTGCTGTGAGACCACCTTCATTGAGGGGCTCGGTCTGGACACCTCCTCCTGCTACTCCTCATTAGCGGCTGGTGGCTCCTCCTCCACAAAGGAGGCGCTAAAGTTTGCTGACAGAAGGTTTGTGGACTTTTCTGGAGAGGACGCAAAAATTCAGACGCTGTCGTACGACATTGACAATGATGACGACTTCCAGGAACTCGAG aGTGATTACTCCAGCGAATCAGAGAGCGAGGACACCTTCCTATTGATGCCTCCCAGAGATCACCTGGGCCTCAGCGTCTTCTCTATGCTCTGCTGCTTTTGGCCGCTTGGCATCGCCGCCTTCTACCTGTCGCATAAG ACCAATAAGGCGGTGTCTAAAGGAGACTTCCACCTGGCAAGCTCCAGTTCAAGGCGGGCTCTCTTCCTGGCTGTGCTGTCAATCACCATTGGGACAG cTTTTTAtcaaaaacaccaacactga
- the syndig1 gene encoding synapse differentiation-inducing gene protein 1 isoform X1, protein MDGREEEAESLSELGRASLRGGGGGRQNGLINTHRLGAEPLLMVYSASQYQGHVVVNAPPQQDRSNGEGGGHPQLLNPSTLLSHQVISDPRLRPPPGLLLCPERVVQAWGEAGGGDCCETTFIEGLGLDTSSCYSSLAAGGSSSTKEALKFADRRFVDFSGEDAKIQTLSYDIDNDDDFQELESDYSSESESEDTFLLMPPRDHLGLSVFSMLCCFWPLGIAAFYLSHKTNKAVSKGDFHLASSSSRRALFLAVLSITIGTGIYVGVAVALIAYLSKNHHW, encoded by the exons ATGGATGGACGAGAAGAAGAGGCCGAAAGCCTGTCTGAACTTGGGAGAGCCTcactgaggggaggaggaggaggcagacaaAATGGCCTCATCAACACCCACAGGTTGGGGGCGGAGCCTCTGCTGATGGTGTATTCAGCTTCTCAATATCAGGGTCATGTGGTGGTGAATGCCCCCCCCCAGCAGGACAGGAGCAATGGAGAAGGTGGAGGTCATCCTCAGCTCCTGAACCCAAGCACTCTGCTCTCCCACCAGGTAATATCAGACCCCCGTCTCCGGCCACCCCCAGGTCTTCTCCTGTGCCCAGAAAGGGTGGTGCAAGCGTGGGGTGAGGCTGGAGGAGGGGACTGCTGTGAGACCACCTTCATTGAGGGGCTCGGTCTGGACACCTCCTCCTGCTACTCCTCATTAGCGGCTGGTGGCTCCTCCTCCACAAAGGAGGCGCTAAAGTTTGCTGACAGAAGGTTTGTGGACTTTTCTGGAGAGGACGCAAAAATTCAGACGCTGTCGTACGACATTGACAATGATGACGACTTCCAGGAACTCGAG aGTGATTACTCCAGCGAATCAGAGAGCGAGGACACCTTCCTATTGATGCCTCCCAGAGATCACCTGGGCCTCAGCGTCTTCTCTATGCTCTGCTGCTTTTGGCCGCTTGGCATCGCCGCCTTCTACCTGTCGCATAAG ACCAATAAGGCGGTGTCTAAAGGAGACTTCCACCTGGCAAGCTCCAGTTCAAGGCGGGCTCTCTTCCTGGCTGTGCTGTCAATCACCATTGGGACAGGTATCTATGTGGGTGTGGCCGTGGCGCTCATTGCCTACCTCTCCAAGAACCACCACTGGTAA